The Nitrospira tepida genome includes a window with the following:
- the cas2 gene encoding CRISPR-associated endonuclease Cas2, giving the protein MRRLYLIAYDVCDPGRLNRVRELLKAYSTGGQKSVYECWLTPAELTEVTETLRRLIDATVDRAHVVTLDGRSRPHTLGIAVPPADPAFFYFG; this is encoded by the coding sequence ATGCGGCGGTTATACCTCATCGCGTATGACGTGTGTGATCCGGGACGGCTGAACCGTGTCCGCGAGCTGCTGAAAGCCTATAGCACCGGGGGACAGAAATCGGTGTACGAGTGCTGGCTCACACCGGCCGAATTGACCGAGGTCACGGAGACGTTGCGGCGATTGATCGACGCGACCGTGGATCGCGCGCACGTCGTTACATTGGACGGCCGAAGCCGACCGCACACGTTGGGCATTGCGGTGCCGCCGGCCGACCCGGCGTTCTTTTATTTCGGGTGA
- the cas1 gene encoding CRISPR-associated endonuclease Cas1 yields MGGTVYIDRRDAELRVDGGALAVYVNGERNGTVPLAPVDRVVLVGNHKVETAVLHRLSEQGIAVLFLSGRTQAYRGRLVGRLHNHARLRVRQYAESRGPLALELAMEWIAAKLAGQTALLREAADARPEARASLLRAAEIVGDARDKVAGADTLARLRGLEGGAASAYFGALPALFPPSLGFEGRERRPPRDPVNALLSLTYTLAHWEWVRECEVIGLDPLIGFYHELEYGRESLACDLLEPFRPTVDRWVWELFRTRQFEQRDFTSDAGRPGCALKKAARGRYYAAYDAWIAPHRSHMRETVEALARRVVDHGENAVSERSAGVACQP; encoded by the coding sequence ATGGGCGGAACCGTCTACATAGACCGCAGGGACGCGGAGCTGAGGGTGGATGGCGGGGCGCTCGCCGTGTACGTGAACGGCGAGCGGAACGGAACGGTGCCGCTGGCGCCGGTGGACCGGGTGGTGTTGGTGGGGAATCACAAGGTCGAAACCGCCGTGCTCCACCGCCTCTCGGAGCAGGGCATCGCCGTGCTCTTTCTGTCCGGACGGACCCAGGCCTATCGAGGCCGGCTGGTCGGCCGTCTGCACAACCACGCGCGCCTGCGCGTCCGCCAATATGCGGAAAGCCGCGGGCCGCTTGCGCTTGAGCTGGCGATGGAATGGATCGCGGCCAAGCTCGCCGGGCAGACCGCGTTGCTGCGGGAGGCGGCGGATGCGCGGCCGGAAGCACGAGCGAGTCTGCTGCGGGCTGCCGAAATCGTCGGCGACGCGCGCGACAAGGTCGCCGGCGCCGACACCCTGGCCCGCTTGCGCGGCTTGGAGGGTGGAGCGGCGTCGGCGTACTTCGGCGCGCTTCCGGCGCTCTTTCCGCCGAGCCTCGGATTCGAGGGACGCGAACGCCGTCCCCCGCGTGATCCGGTCAATGCGTTGCTCTCGCTCACCTATACCCTGGCCCACTGGGAGTGGGTACGGGAGTGCGAGGTCATCGGCCTCGATCCGCTCATCGGTTTTTACCACGAGTTGGAGTATGGCCGGGAGTCGCTGGCCTGCGATCTCCTCGAACCGTTCCGCCCGACGGTGGATCGGTGGGTGTGGGAACTGTTCAGAACGCGGCAGTTCGAGCAACGCGATTTTACGTCGGACGCCGGCCGGCCCGGCTGCGCCCTCAAGAAGGCGGCCAGAGGACGCTACTACGCGGCCTATGACGCGTGGATCGCTCCGCACCGGTCGCATATGCGGGAGACGGTTGAGGCTCTGGCGCGAAGAGTCGTGGACCATGGAGAGAACGCTGTATCTGAACGAAGTGCCGGGGTTGCGTGTCAACCGTGA
- a CDS encoding CRISPR-associated endonuclease Cas1 codes for MERTLYLNEVPGLRVNRDGPSLWIERRGSAGRRVPVRLVRRVLIAGNVALDTGSLTAFAERGVPVAFLNRAGEPVAMVIGCAAGLFARRAEQAAALEDPGTRERLSAWLRAWERGRRLTLASRLDPVTAARWRREGLRPLDYDTWIARQARLRGASPRRRGFFHAALHTLALERISEAGWDPHLGVQHRAQGLGLVRDCVVALQADADQAWLESGGVEVGLSDGTVSPALAAYFETRRPRLAAFMRRLLDQYEAIIRGR; via the coding sequence ATGGAGAGAACGCTGTATCTGAACGAAGTGCCGGGGTTGCGTGTCAACCGTGACGGCCCGTCGCTGTGGATCGAGCGGCGCGGCTCGGCTGGACGGCGGGTTCCGGTCCGGCTGGTTCGCCGGGTCCTGATCGCGGGCAACGTGGCGCTCGATACGGGAAGTCTGACGGCCTTTGCGGAGCGCGGCGTGCCCGTCGCCTTCCTGAATCGGGCCGGCGAACCGGTGGCGATGGTGATCGGATGCGCGGCGGGGCTGTTCGCGCGCCGCGCCGAGCAAGCGGCGGCCTTGGAGGACCCCGGAACGCGGGAGCGATTGTCGGCGTGGCTCCGGGCATGGGAACGAGGGCGCCGGCTCACCCTCGCCTCCCGGCTCGATCCCGTGACCGCGGCACGGTGGCGGCGGGAGGGCCTGCGTCCGCTGGACTACGACACCTGGATCGCGCGGCAGGCCCGCCTGCGCGGCGCGTCCCCGCGGCGGCGCGGCTTCTTTCACGCCGCGCTCCACACGCTGGCCCTCGAGCGGATTTCGGAGGCCGGATGGGATCCTCATCTGGGCGTGCAGCACAGGGCGCAAGGCTTGGGCTTGGTTCGAGACTGTGTAGTCGCCCTCCAGGCCGACGCCGACCAGGCGTGGCTGGAGAGCGGAGGGGTCGAGGTCGGTCTTTCAGATGGAACCGTGTCCCCGGCCTTAGCCGCCTATTTTGAAACCCGCCGCCCTCGCTTGGCGGCGTTCATGCGCCGGCTGCTCGATCAATACGAAGCCATTATTCGCGGACGTTGA
- the cas2 gene encoding CRISPR-associated endonuclease Cas2, which yields MRSRYLVCYDIADEGRLTRLHRYLKSIGVPVQYSVFLCSLTWPELQEGLSRIRDLIDATADDVRVYPLPADEPITSLGSGDRTPEGTVVVLP from the coding sequence ATGCGGAGCCGTTACCTTGTGTGCTATGACATTGCCGACGAGGGCCGGTTGACCCGCCTGCACCGGTATCTCAAGAGCATCGGGGTGCCGGTGCAATATTCCGTGTTCCTCTGCTCGCTGACCTGGCCGGAGTTGCAGGAGGGCTTATCCCGCATCCGCGATCTGATCGACGCGACGGCCGACGATGTTCGAGTCTACCCCCTCCCGGCCGATGAGCCGATCACGTCGCTGGGGTCCGGAGACCGCACCCCGGAGGGCACAGTGGTGGTGCTGCCGTGA
- the cas6 gene encoding CRISPR system precrRNA processing endoribonuclease RAMP protein Cas6 — MSEPLRDSEGARASLPVTFGRFTIALAADAALWLPSYAGSMFRGAFGHALQRVVCATRTYDCAPCLLRDRCVYPYVFETPPPEGTRVMRKYPAAPHPFVLQPPAGGRTLAPGEAFELGLTLFGRALRWLPHFIFTVERMGRVGFGSRRVSASVLHADGWLDGRACRIYSAEDRTLAATEACTQAAYLPPRPQIGGADHPPDGRIAVEIVTPLRVKYEERLATSLEFHILVRALLRRIAHLAYFHCDGDPSGMAFREWIDLAHAVRVASSTLTWYDWTRYSQRQQETMQLGGLVGRVVFEGPVGPFLPLLRLGEVTHVGKATGFGLGRYRVLDPHAE; from the coding sequence GTGAGCGAGCCGCTTCGGGATAGTGAAGGAGCCCGCGCGTCCTTGCCGGTCACCTTCGGCCGGTTCACGATCGCGCTTGCAGCCGACGCGGCGCTGTGGCTCCCTTCTTACGCCGGTTCCATGTTCCGCGGCGCCTTCGGTCATGCGCTCCAACGGGTCGTCTGCGCGACGCGGACGTACGACTGCGCCCCCTGTCTGCTCAGGGACCGCTGTGTGTATCCGTACGTGTTCGAGACGCCCCCGCCTGAAGGCACGCGGGTGATGCGCAAGTATCCGGCGGCGCCGCACCCGTTTGTGCTCCAACCGCCGGCGGGCGGACGCACGCTGGCTCCCGGCGAGGCATTTGAGCTGGGCCTCACGTTGTTCGGCCGGGCGCTGCGGTGGCTCCCGCACTTCATTTTTACCGTTGAACGGATGGGCCGCGTCGGATTCGGCTCCCGGCGCGTTTCGGCATCGGTCCTCCACGCGGATGGTTGGCTGGACGGGCGCGCTTGCCGGATCTATTCCGCCGAGGACCGAACGCTCGCCGCGACCGAGGCCTGTACGCAGGCAGCCTACCTGCCACCGCGCCCGCAGATCGGCGGCGCCGATCATCCGCCTGACGGACGAATCGCGGTCGAAATCGTCACCCCGCTCCGGGTGAAGTACGAGGAGCGACTTGCGACATCGCTCGAGTTTCATATCCTGGTCCGCGCTCTGCTTAGACGGATCGCCCATCTGGCCTATTTTCATTGCGACGGCGATCCATCGGGCATGGCGTTTCGTGAATGGATCGACCTCGCGCATGCCGTGCGGGTCGCTTCATCTACCCTGACGTGGTACGACTGGACCCGCTACTCGCAACGACAGCAGGAGACCATGCAGCTTGGTGGACTGGTCGGTCGCGTCGTCTTTGAGGGCCCCGTCGGGCCATTTCTGCCGCTGCTACGCCTGGGCGAGGTGACCCACGTTGGAAAGGCGACAGGTTTCGGATTAGGACGGTATCGGGTGCTTGATCCCCACGCTGAATGA
- a CDS encoding DegQ family serine endoprotease, giving the protein MNRSMGSRVVAGAAAVGLGVMLVWGGMWFADSHAAPAGFQQAQAPMESTAPAADSGASLPATGFAPIAKSVTPAVVNITVSSRGERISGKKDQRQEWKDRMEEFGWPFGGPNGPRMPRNPFDRGPHGDGMGSGVIVSPDGYILTNNHVVEGARELTVTLPDKREFKATVVGTDPKSDLAVIKIDGKNLPTVSWGDSSKLQVGDYVLAVGNPFGLNSTVTLGIVSAVGRGKMGITQYEDFIQTDAAINPGNSGGALVNTKGELVGVNTAIFSQTGGYQGVGFAVSTAMAKPIYESLVKTGKVVRGYLGVSIQDINQDLAKSFGLTDQKGALVGDVKEDSPADKAGLKQGDVIIGYQNQPIEDSAALQRLVTRAAAGEKATIRVWRDGRERTLTVTIGEQPDEVKTARADSPSGESGLAGLAVQELDRDAIRELGLKSGTKGVVVADVEPDSPADRAGIARGDVIREINRQPVRSVKDFERLASGLKKDEPALFLINRRGASLFLSVKI; this is encoded by the coding sequence ATGAATCGATCGATGGGTTCGCGTGTCGTGGCCGGCGCCGCCGCCGTCGGCCTCGGCGTCATGCTGGTATGGGGCGGTATGTGGTTCGCAGACAGCCATGCCGCGCCTGCCGGCTTCCAGCAGGCACAAGCCCCGATGGAATCGACGGCGCCTGCCGCTGACAGCGGAGCGTCGCTTCCCGCGACCGGCTTCGCGCCGATCGCCAAATCGGTGACGCCCGCCGTGGTCAATATCACCGTCAGCAGCCGCGGAGAACGCATTTCCGGCAAGAAAGACCAACGGCAGGAATGGAAAGATCGCATGGAGGAGTTCGGGTGGCCCTTCGGCGGTCCGAACGGCCCCCGCATGCCCCGCAACCCCTTTGACCGTGGACCCCACGGTGATGGGATGGGCTCCGGGGTGATCGTCTCGCCGGACGGGTACATCCTCACCAATAACCATGTGGTGGAGGGGGCCCGCGAGTTGACGGTCACGTTGCCGGATAAGCGCGAGTTCAAGGCCACGGTGGTCGGGACCGATCCGAAGTCCGACCTCGCCGTCATCAAGATCGACGGGAAGAACCTGCCCACGGTCTCATGGGGCGACTCGTCCAAGCTCCAGGTCGGCGACTATGTGCTGGCGGTCGGCAACCCCTTCGGTCTGAACTCCACCGTCACGCTCGGCATCGTGAGCGCGGTCGGCCGGGGCAAGATGGGGATCACGCAGTACGAGGACTTCATTCAAACCGACGCAGCGATCAACCCGGGCAATTCGGGCGGGGCGCTCGTGAACACGAAGGGCGAGCTGGTCGGGGTCAACACGGCGATCTTCTCCCAGACCGGCGGCTACCAGGGGGTCGGGTTTGCGGTCTCGACCGCCATGGCGAAGCCGATCTACGAAAGCCTGGTCAAGACCGGCAAGGTGGTCCGCGGTTATCTTGGGGTGAGCATCCAAGACATCAATCAGGACCTCGCCAAGTCCTTTGGGTTAACGGACCAGAAGGGCGCGTTGGTGGGCGACGTCAAGGAGGACAGTCCGGCGGACAAGGCGGGATTGAAGCAGGGCGATGTGATCATCGGCTATCAGAACCAGCCGATCGAGGATTCCGCCGCGCTGCAACGGCTCGTCACCAGGGCTGCGGCCGGCGAGAAGGCGACGATCCGGGTCTGGCGCGACGGCCGTGAACGAACCCTCACGGTCACGATCGGGGAGCAGCCGGATGAGGTGAAAACCGCCAGGGCCGATTCGCCATCCGGCGAGTCCGGGTTGGCCGGCTTGGCGGTGCAGGAACTGGATCGAGACGCGATCCGCGAACTGGGCCTCAAGTCAGGCACCAAGGGGGTGGTCGTGGCGGACGTTGAGCCGGACAGCCCTGCGGACCGGGCTGGAATAGCCCGCGGCGACGTCATCCGGGAGATCAATCGGCAGCCGGTGCGGTCGGTCAAAGATTTTGAGCGGCTGGCCTCCGGGCTGAAGAAGGATGAGCCGGCGCTCTTCCTGATCAACCGCCGGGGCGCCTCGTTGTTTCTCAGCGTCAAGATCTAA
- a CDS encoding type II toxin-antitoxin system RelE/ParE family toxin: MTIVWTRRAVADVQAIKQFIARDSPHAAQLVAERIVAAVERLAVFPQSGRIVPEMADPVIREVIHGSTGLCIGSSAKKSTF, encoded by the coding sequence ATGACCATCGTCTGGACCCGGCGGGCGGTTGCTGACGTTCAAGCCATCAAACAGTTTATTGCACGAGATTCGCCGCATGCCGCTCAACTGGTGGCCGAACGAATCGTGGCGGCGGTGGAGCGTTTGGCCGTGTTCCCTCAGTCAGGACGCATCGTTCCAGAAATGGCCGATCCGGTGATACGCGAAGTGATCCATGGTTCTACCGGATTGTGTATCGGCTCATCCGCGAAGAAGTCCACATTCTGA
- a CDS encoding sensor histidine kinase has product MPLRVKLTLWYGSVLALILILLGTTLYAVLARELKDQVDQSLEEAATTAIRSLEQHGFGPFIQFDDLSSHFPELAVLDKFFQIFSPTGRITIQSPNVKSHDVPLSQTALETAFRGHATYESARFPGETLRLISVPIMYQGNLLNIVQVGTSLKPLEEALHRLLVVLLVSLPVALLASLAGGWFLAGRALRPVHAITEAAQKIAAGDLAQRLTVESTGDEIGRLAATFNDMIARLDASFRQVRQFSSDASHELRTPLTVMKGETELVLRRDRDCEDYKSVLESNLEEIDRMTRIVDELLFLSRADMGEVKMASAPVRLEELIEDIHGQASLLGQEQDVKVSLGSLDPATVLGDELRLRELLLNIVDNAVKYSKPGGLVEIALRTDQGMARLSVRDQGIGIRQEALGRIFDRFYRTEEARTHTNKGTGLGLAICAWIAEMHRGRIEVESAPGAGSTFTIVLPLAGSKA; this is encoded by the coding sequence ATGCCTCTTCGCGTCAAACTGACGCTGTGGTACGGGTCCGTCCTGGCTCTGATCCTGATTCTGCTCGGCACGACCCTCTACGCCGTCCTCGCCCGCGAGCTGAAGGATCAGGTGGACCAGTCGCTCGAAGAAGCCGCCACCACCGCGATCCGATCGCTTGAACAACACGGGTTCGGCCCCTTCATCCAGTTCGACGACCTGTCTTCCCATTTCCCCGAACTGGCCGTGCTGGATAAATTCTTTCAGATCTTCAGCCCGACCGGCCGGATCACGATCCAATCCCCCAACGTCAAGAGCCACGACGTGCCCTTGAGCCAAACCGCGTTGGAAACCGCCTTCCGGGGCCATGCCACCTACGAATCGGCCCGTTTCCCCGGCGAGACGCTGCGCCTGATCTCCGTGCCGATCATGTACCAGGGCAACCTGCTGAACATCGTCCAGGTCGGCACCTCGTTGAAGCCGCTGGAAGAGGCGCTGCATCGATTGCTGGTCGTCCTGCTGGTGTCGCTTCCCGTGGCCCTGCTGGCCTCGCTCGCGGGAGGCTGGTTCCTGGCCGGCCGGGCGTTGCGCCCCGTGCATGCCATCACGGAAGCGGCGCAGAAAATTGCGGCCGGTGACTTGGCGCAGCGGTTGACGGTCGAATCCACCGGCGACGAAATCGGACGGCTGGCCGCGACCTTCAACGACATGATCGCGAGGCTGGACGCCTCGTTCCGGCAGGTCCGCCAGTTCAGCAGCGACGCCTCGCACGAACTCCGCACGCCGCTGACGGTCATGAAAGGCGAAACCGAACTCGTCCTCCGACGCGACCGCGACTGCGAGGATTACAAGAGCGTGCTTGAAAGCAACCTCGAAGAGATCGACCGGATGACGCGCATCGTGGACGAGCTGCTCTTTCTCTCGCGGGCGGACATGGGCGAAGTGAAAATGGCCTCCGCGCCCGTCCGCCTGGAAGAGCTGATCGAGGACATCCACGGACAGGCCTCGCTGTTGGGACAGGAGCAGGATGTGAAGGTGTCGCTGGGATCGCTCGACCCAGCCACGGTCCTGGGCGACGAGCTGCGCCTGCGGGAGTTGCTGCTCAACATCGTCGATAATGCCGTGAAGTACTCCAAGCCCGGCGGCCTGGTGGAGATTGCGCTCCGGACGGATCAAGGCATGGCTCGTCTCTCGGTCCGCGATCAAGGCATCGGCATCCGGCAAGAGGCGTTGGGCAGAATCTTCGACCGGTTTTACCGCACCGAGGAAGCCCGCACCCACACGAACAAGGGCACGGGGCTCGGCCTGGCCATCTGCGCCTGGATCGCCGAGATGCACCGTGGCCGCATCGAGGTCGAGAGCGCCCCCGGCGCCGGCTCGACCTTCACGATCGTGCTGCCGCTCGCCGGATCGAAAGCTTGA
- a CDS encoding response regulator: MRILVIEDEAKVGSFIKRALEEESYAVDLCTDGAQGLDLALSGSYDLVIVDLMVPSLPGLEIVKRLRKEKITSPVLILTALSQVDQKVKGLDAGADDYLTKPFAIDELLARVRALLRRGPTDAVGILQVDDLILNPATREVTRGEQRLDLTAKEYALLEYLMRNAGRVLTRPMIAEHVWNLDFDTFTNVIDVYVNYLRNKVDKGRPRKLIHTVRGSGYVLKAE; the protein is encoded by the coding sequence ATGCGGATTCTGGTCATTGAAGACGAGGCAAAGGTGGGCTCCTTCATCAAGCGCGCGCTTGAGGAAGAGAGCTATGCCGTGGACCTTTGTACCGACGGGGCCCAAGGGCTCGACCTCGCCCTCAGCGGCAGCTACGACCTGGTGATCGTGGACCTGATGGTCCCCAGCCTGCCGGGTCTGGAGATCGTGAAGCGGCTGCGGAAGGAGAAAATCACCTCACCCGTTCTGATCCTCACGGCCCTGTCCCAGGTCGATCAAAAGGTCAAGGGATTGGATGCGGGCGCCGACGATTATCTCACCAAGCCCTTTGCGATCGACGAGCTGCTGGCGCGGGTCCGCGCCCTGTTGCGCCGCGGCCCCACGGACGCCGTCGGCATCTTGCAGGTGGACGACCTCATCCTGAACCCGGCGACCCGCGAAGTCACGCGAGGCGAGCAGCGGCTCGATCTCACCGCCAAGGAATATGCCCTGCTGGAATACCTCATGCGCAACGCCGGCCGCGTCCTGACGCGCCCGATGATCGCCGAACACGTGTGGAATCTGGACTTCGACACCTTCACCAACGTGATCGACGTCTACGTCAACTATCTGCGCAACAAGGTCGATAAAGGGCGGCCTCGCAAACTGATCCACACGGTCCGCGGGAGCGGGTACGTGTTGAAGGCGGAGTAA
- a CDS encoding M48 family metallopeptidase, producing the protein MTKSWQAVYLDGKSAVRHQATVQITAGHIHIATESGAVHCWPHGQIRQTQGSYDGEHVRLEFGDHQVETLVIRDQTVLEALHGVASSRVRHLHRPSMRSSRLRWTVVAALVAIGAAAGLYRWGLPLLAQTLAPHVPLSWEEQLGRAAVAALAPPEARCTDQQTLDALSLITERLTAVQAPLPYRIQVYLADRPIVNAFAAPGGSIVLFRGLLEKTGSADELAGVLAHEIRHIAGRHVTTLLIEQMASSLLLAALSGDMAGGLAYGLEAAGTLGLLRYSRAFETDADWEGLQSLRKAGINPAGMIRFFETLQRERPDDDLLAYLSSHPSTESRIQRLQQALQPADSAAAPLLPSAGWDRIKTRCRAAAIAHPPR; encoded by the coding sequence ATGACAAAGAGCTGGCAAGCCGTCTACCTGGACGGGAAATCCGCCGTCCGGCACCAGGCGACCGTGCAGATCACGGCCGGACACATCCACATCGCCACCGAGTCCGGCGCGGTTCACTGCTGGCCTCACGGGCAGATCCGCCAGACACAGGGCTCCTACGATGGCGAGCACGTCCGGCTCGAATTCGGAGACCATCAGGTCGAAACCCTCGTGATCCGTGACCAGACCGTGCTGGAGGCGCTCCATGGCGTCGCCAGTTCCCGCGTCCGCCACCTTCACCGTCCTTCCATGCGATCGTCACGACTCCGGTGGACGGTCGTGGCGGCCCTGGTCGCAATTGGCGCGGCTGCCGGTCTGTATCGCTGGGGCCTTCCCCTGCTGGCCCAAACGCTGGCCCCGCACGTGCCTCTGTCCTGGGAAGAACAGCTCGGCCGCGCGGCCGTGGCAGCGTTGGCGCCGCCGGAGGCCCGCTGCACCGACCAACAGACCCTCGATGCCCTGAGCTTGATTACGGAACGGCTGACTGCCGTGCAGGCGCCCTTGCCCTACCGAATTCAGGTCTATCTGGCGGATCGGCCGATCGTGAATGCCTTCGCCGCTCCCGGCGGCTCGATCGTCCTGTTTCGCGGCTTGCTGGAGAAGACCGGCTCGGCGGATGAGCTGGCTGGAGTCTTGGCCCATGAGATCCGGCACATTGCCGGACGCCATGTCACGACGCTGCTGATCGAACAGATGGCGTCGAGCCTGCTGCTCGCGGCCCTATCCGGCGACATGGCGGGCGGCCTGGCCTATGGGCTCGAGGCGGCCGGCACGTTGGGGCTCTTGCGGTACAGCCGCGCGTTCGAAACCGACGCCGATTGGGAAGGCTTGCAGAGCCTGCGGAAGGCCGGCATCAACCCGGCCGGCATGATCCGCTTCTTTGAAACGCTTCAGAGGGAGCGTCCCGACGACGACCTGCTTGCTTACTTGTCGTCGCATCCCAGCACCGAGTCGCGGATTCAGAGACTGCAACAGGCGCTTCAGCCGGCGGACTCGGCCGCCGCGCCCCTTCTGCCGTCCGCAGGTTGGGACAGGATCAAGACGCGCTGTCGCGCCGCCGCGATCGCGCATCCACCTCGCTAG
- a CDS encoding YjgN family protein: protein MASLSTDDSIQLTCTHCRSRFRVRSRASLKPGTKSACASCGTKFFVVAGPFPPAAPPQRITAPSSADVDAEPASVPSGEQIPSQGPKTYRLSFFGVGGSLFGMHLVNLCLTILTLGLYSFWAKVKVRSYLYSQTQCAGDRFAYHGAPRELLNGAGRATLLFGLPYLTLSLAPRYFEMGAATLVTGQLLSTILLMLFLPVAVTGARRYRLSRSSWRGIRFSFRGKAIEFMTLFLKGSLLTTITLGAYYPLFEVRRQAYLIDHSYLGSERFSFDGDRYGLARSFVGSVLLLPFTFGCSWFWYMAARQRYFWNHSTLCGGRFVCTVQGWPLLKLKLGNFLLLIGSLGLAWPWTTVRNARFLFSNLRLNGAMAVERIAQDERAVTATGEGLSSFLDTGFDLG, encoded by the coding sequence ATGGCCAGCCTCTCCACCGACGACTCGATTCAGCTCACCTGTACCCACTGCCGCAGCCGTTTTCGCGTCCGATCGCGAGCCAGCCTCAAGCCCGGCACCAAGAGCGCCTGCGCTTCCTGCGGAACGAAATTTTTCGTGGTGGCCGGACCGTTCCCGCCCGCTGCGCCTCCCCAACGGATTACGGCTCCCAGCTCCGCCGACGTCGATGCGGAACCGGCCTCGGTGCCGTCCGGCGAGCAGATTCCGAGCCAAGGCCCGAAGACCTACCGCCTGAGCTTTTTCGGCGTCGGTGGATCGCTGTTCGGCATGCACCTGGTCAACCTCTGTCTGACCATCCTGACCCTGGGCCTCTATTCCTTCTGGGCCAAGGTCAAGGTTCGCTCGTACCTCTATAGTCAGACTCAGTGCGCCGGCGACCGGTTCGCCTACCATGGCGCGCCGCGAGAACTGCTCAATGGAGCCGGCAGGGCCACGCTCCTGTTCGGCCTTCCCTATCTCACTCTGTCCCTGGCGCCGCGATATTTTGAAATGGGCGCCGCGACCCTGGTCACCGGACAACTCCTCTCCACGATCCTCCTCATGCTGTTTCTGCCGGTGGCCGTGACAGGAGCCCGCCGCTATCGTCTCAGCCGCAGTTCCTGGCGAGGCATCCGCTTTTCGTTTCGCGGGAAAGCCATCGAGTTCATGACGCTCTTTCTCAAGGGCTCGCTGCTCACGACCATAACCTTGGGGGCCTACTATCCGCTCTTCGAGGTCAGGCGGCAGGCCTATCTCATCGACCATTCGTATCTCGGGTCTGAGCGGTTCTCGTTCGATGGGGACCGTTACGGCCTCGCCCGATCCTTCGTTGGGTCCGTGCTCCTGCTGCCGTTCACATTCGGCTGCTCCTGGTTCTGGTATATGGCGGCGCGCCAGCGCTACTTCTGGAACCATTCGACCTTGTGCGGCGGGCGGTTCGTCTGCACGGTGCAGGGCTGGCCGCTGTTGAAGCTCAAGCTGGGGAACTTCCTGCTGCTGATCGGCTCCCTTGGCCTGGCCTGGCCCTGGACGACGGTGCGGAACGCCCGTTTTCTCTTCAGCAACCTTCGTCTCAACGGCGCAATGGCGGTGGAGCGGATCGCGCAGGACGAACGGGCGGTCACCGCGACCGGCGAAGGGCTGTCGAGTTTTCTGGACACAGGGTTCGACCTGGGCTGA
- a CDS encoding cytochrome c oxidase assembly factor Coa1 family protein — translation MAVVACATCDVNLVLAPAHAAGSVTSSGHSTSTRSILMAVPADAGARRMAILSLTALCLLGYGVFGTALFALTQGIKRSTAYQTSVAFIQDHEVLRDHFGTPLEFGWFPTWHMRSDGRQGTAQFDIPVSGPRASGSVLLSLIQEDGEAWHVRKAQYRDEAGTIRPLWTLFPGDDLAEAQVTSLLAELDQAANSRDVDRLVRQVAPDARLTVVVQFSGTEQELTMTREQYRTSLRQSFAMAQEYQWTRMDTHVRLAPDGRTAVARLRGTESIMTDGRRLMFALEKELTVSLKGPQPLIVSMKAFETMARE, via the coding sequence ATGGCTGTGGTGGCGTGCGCCACCTGTGACGTCAACCTCGTTCTGGCGCCGGCTCATGCGGCCGGTTCCGTGACCTCATCCGGCCACTCCACCAGCACCAGATCGATTCTGATGGCTGTTCCGGCCGATGCTGGGGCCAGACGGATGGCCATCCTCTCCCTCACGGCCCTCTGCCTGCTCGGCTACGGGGTTTTCGGCACGGCCCTGTTCGCCCTGACGCAAGGCATCAAGCGATCCACGGCCTATCAAACCTCCGTCGCCTTCATTCAAGACCATGAGGTGCTCAGGGACCATTTCGGCACCCCGCTCGAATTCGGGTGGTTCCCCACTTGGCACATGAGGTCTGACGGACGTCAGGGCACAGCCCAATTCGACATTCCGGTCTCTGGACCCCGCGCATCCGGTTCCGTCCTCCTGTCGTTGATCCAGGAGGACGGAGAAGCCTGGCATGTCCGCAAGGCCCAATACCGAGACGAGGCCGGGACGATCCGCCCCCTATGGACCCTTTTCCCCGGCGACGATCTGGCGGAGGCGCAGGTCACCTCGCTGCTGGCGGAACTTGATCAGGCGGCAAACAGCCGGGACGTGGACCGCCTGGTGCGACAGGTGGCGCCGGATGCCCGCCTGACCGTCGTCGTCCAGTTTTCCGGCACCGAGCAGGAACTGACGATGACTCGCGAGCAATACCGGACGAGCCTCCGGCAATCCTTCGCGATGGCGCAGGAGTATCAGTGGACGCGGATGGACACGCACGTGCGGCTCGCCCCGGACGGCAGGACTGCGGTCGCGCGACTCCGGGGAACCGAGTCGATCATGACCGACGGCCGGCGGCTGATGTTCGCCTTGGAGAAAGAATTGACCGTTTCGCTCAAGGGCCCGCAACCGCTGATTGTCTCGATGAAGGCGTTCGAGACCATGGCGCGAGAATAG